From Lewinellaceae bacterium:
CCTGTTCTTTTACGACCAGGTGCGCCGGGAAGCCTATTCTGAAACCCAACTGACAAAATCCCGCTAAGCCATGAGCGTCAACTATGCTCCCATACTTTGGAACCGGCAGAAAAAGCGCTACGATCGGATCATGCTGGGGCTCATTGCCCTGTACCTGATCCTGTTCGCCGCCTTTCAGCTCCTGTTTCGCCCCGAGATCAGCCCGGAAACGCTGATCATCCGGGCTACAGCCACGCTGGCCTTCCTGATGCTGCACATTATATTGACGATCGGGCCGCTGTGCCGGCTCGACCGCCGCTTCCTGCCGCTGCTCTACAACCGCCGGCATTTGGGCGTGACGATGTTTCTCATCGCGTTGATACACGCTGCGTTCAGCATCATTCAGTTTCACGCTTTGGGCAATGTCAACCCCCTGGTTTCTGTTTTCACTTCCAATATCAATTATCAGTCCGTCTCGCAGTTCCCTTTCCAAACGCTTGGCTTCTTCGCGCTGCTCATTCTTTTTCTGATGGCATCCACCAGCCACGACTTCTGGCTGGACAACCTGAGCCCCCGCATCTGGAAAAGCCTGCACATGATGGTGTATATAGCATACGCTCTGCTGGCCATGCACGTATTGCTGGGCGTGCTGCAACAGGAAGGCTATCCCGCCGGGGCAGCTTTGCTGGCGGTGGGAATGGCTGCGGTAATTGGGCTGCACCTCGCCGCAGCTATAAAGGGCAAACGAATGGAAGATCGCCCGGCAGGAACGGCTGCCGATGGTTTTGTGCCCGTCTGCCGGGTGGATGAAATTCAGGAAAACCGAGCCAAAGTGGTGATCATCCGGCAGGAAAACATCGCCATCTTCAAATACGACGGGAAGCTTTCGGCTGTGAACAACGTGTGCAAACACCAGAACGGCCCGCTGGGCGAAGGCAAGATCGTCGACGGCTGCATCACCTGCCCCTGGCACGGCTACCAATACCGGCCGGAAGACGGCCAGTCTCCGCCCCCTTTTACAGAAAAGGTCGCTACTTACGATGTAAAGGTGGTGGACGGCAAGGTGTATGTCAATCCGGAACCTTATCCGGAAGGGACGCCAAGGCCGGCGGCGGCAATCCTCTGAGGTGACGCCCTCCCAACCGGACCTGGCCTAGAAAAAGGGTGTCGCCTCCCTAAACAGGCTTAAATATCTTCAGCCCTAAAATCAGAAAAATGCCCAACAACGACTTCTACATCGGTTACCTGGAAAAAATGCCCCCCTCCTTTCGCGGGCCGGTGCGGGTGTTTGTCCTCGCCGCTGGCCTGCTTCTGGCCGTGGCGTCATTCATCATCGTAAAAAGCCAGCAGTTTTTTTCCACCTCCACCTTCGAATTGGGCCGACTCACCACCGTGGAAGGCATCCTGCGGATGGAGCCGGCGCCCATCCTCCAACTTGAAACCGGGAAAGATCAGCAAGGACAGCCCATCCTGCAGAGTATCCTGCTCATCGGTTTCGGCAAGCACGGGGCGGAAGCGGCGCTGGAAAAGGCAGAAGCACAAAGAAAATTGAAGCTGAACGGCAAAAAGGTGAAACTCGAGGGCACGCTGATCTACCACGATGGAAAAACCCTGCTGGAACTGACCCGAAAAGAGGAATCCGTCCTGGACGTGGTGGAGGCGGCGCCCATTAGCCGGCAATACGCCGATTTAGGGCAGGCCACCCTGCGGGGAGAGATCGCCGACCCCAAATGCTATTTCGGGGTAATGAAACCGGGAGAGGGCAAGGTGCACCGCTCCTGCGCCGCCCGCTGCATTGCCGGCGGCATTCCGCCGGTGCTGAAAACGGTGGCCTCTGATGGGCAGGTGCAGTACTTCATCATAAAAGGAGAAGATGGCGGACCGGCCAATGAACAGATCCTGCCCATCGTTGGCGAACCGGTGCAACTGAGCGGCAAGGTGGTGCAGTACGACGACTGGATGGTGCTGCGGCTAAAAGGCACTGGAGGAGTCAAACGATTGGGTGCCCGGTTTATGCTGGAGGCGCCGATGTGTAGCCCCGGACAATTGGGCTGGGTAAAGTAAGGCAGGCTTATAAGGTTTTGAACAGCCAATTGGGGTCCCGTAATCAAGATAAGGCACGAGGAAAGAATAAAGTGTTCAATTATGGGGCAGTAATTTTTGTGCCAGGCAAGGCGCGAAGAATGAGGATAGCCAAAGCTACCTGAGTGATGAGCAACGCAGCATGGCGCAAAAAGGACAAGCCAGAATGGACAGTTTATTCTTTCGTCGTGCCTAAGTCCATGAATTTGCAAAATATGTGCTAGGCATAAGATAAATATATGTCTATCTTGTAACTGAAACATAACGCCATCTAAACCCCTTTATGAATAAACCGGTCATCCTACTGGCTTTTGCCAACGAGCGGGAAGAAGGGCAGCGGTACCTGCGCAACCTTCCTCTCGAAATGAACCGCCTCCGGGCTACGCTCGAAAAGGCGGAGGACAAAGGCCTGTGTGAACTGGCAATCCTGCCCAATACTACCCTCGATAATTTGCTCGGAACCTTCCAGCGGGAAAAATACCGAAACCGCATCGCCATTTTTCACTACGGCGGCCACGCCGGCAGTTATGAGCTGTTGCTGGAGCAGGCCAGCGGCAAAAACGAGATTGCTCATGGCGAAGGGCTGATCCCTTTTCTGGCCGGCCAGAAGGGCCTGCAGCTCGTCTTTCTCAATGGCTGCCATTCGGCCCGGCAGGCCGAAGAACTGCTGAAAAATAGGATACCCGCCGTGGTAGGCACAGTCAGCGCGGTCGACGACCACATTGCCACTGAACTGGCCTCGGCTTTTTACCAGGCATTGGGAGAAGGGATGGCCCTGGGCCAGGCCTGGCAGGAAGCCACTTTTAAAATCAGGGCAAGTGAAGGGGCCCATAGCCTTAACCGGTACTACCAGCAGGCGGGCCCTCCCCAAAGCAGCAGGGATATGGTCCTCCCGCTCGATGAACCAAGAGATCAATTTCCCTGGCAAATCCACTTCCGGGAAGGCGCAGAGGCCGCCCGCGACTGGAACCTGCCCGATGCCGCCAACGACCCTTACTTCGGGCTGCCTGACATTCCGGCTCGTTATGGCTTTCCGGAAGAGCCCTACCGTTTCCTGGAACGCTACACAAAAGAAGACGCCCGCATTTTCTTCGGCCGTGGCAGTTACATTCGCGACCTCTACCACCGCATACACAGCCCGCAGGCCGCCCCTGCCATCCTGTTGTACGGACAGTCGGGGGTGGGCAAGTCGTCCCTGCTGGAAGCGGGGCTGTTTCCCCGGCTGGAAGAGGAATACGATATCCGGCTGTTTCGCCGCCAGCCGGAAACCGGGCTGCTTGGCCACCTCATGGAAGCATTGGAATTGCCGGCGGGAGAAGCCGATGCAACAAAGTTGCGGCAGCAATGGAGGCAATTGGAAACCCAATCTAAAAAAAAAGGCATAGTCATTGTGCTCGACCAGGTGGAAGAAGTGTTTACCCGGCCAGCCGAAGGGCAACCGGAAGAACTGAACGATTTCCTCCAAACGGCCAGCGCCATCTTCGCCCGGCCCGATGAGCGGCCCATCGGAAAATTGGTGCTCAGCTACCGCAAAGAGTACGACCCTGAGATAGAAAAAGCCTGTCGGATAGCCGCCCTGCCTAAAGAAAAGGCCTTCCTGGAACGGCTGGACAGGAAGGGCATCCTGGAGATTGCCGGCGGGCTTGGCTCCAACCCGCAACTGCAAAACAAATACCGCCTGCAGATCGAAAAGGGCCTGCCCGTATTGATCGCCGACGACCTGCTGGAAGACAGGAACTCGCCCATCGCCCCGGTACTGCAGATCATTCTCACCAAACTCTGGCAGCTACAGGAAGATCAGGACAAACGGATCTTCCGCGCCGAGGATTACCAAAAACTCAAAAAGGAAGGCATCCTGCTCGACGACTTTTTCCAGCAGCAAATGGCGCAGGTCAGAGCCTGGGAAGAGCAAATTCAACAAAAGGTGGAAAGCTCCGGCCTGGCCCTGGATGTGCTGCATTACCATACCACCGCCCTGGGTACCGCCGAGAGCCGCGACCTGGAAACCCTGCGCACGCACTACCAGCATCAGAGCGACGTCCTCCAGCAACTGCTCCAGCAATTGCAGTCCCTCTACCTGCTGGCCGGCCTGGGCCCGCAACAAACCGCTCTGGCCCACGACACCCTGGCGCCCATCGTGCAAAAGGAGATTCGCGATTCGGACAAGCCGGGGCAGCGGGCGCTGCGGATACTAATGGCCAAAATGGCGGATTATGACATCAGCCCGGAGCGCACCTATATCGACGAAGAGGACCTGGCGCTGGTGGAAGCGGGGGCCGGGGGGATGCGGATGTGGACGATGAAGGAAAAGGAGTTGGTGGAGAAGAGTAGAGAGAGGCGGGCCAAACTGCAAGCTGGCCGGAAACGCAACCGGCAGTTGAAAATAATTGGAGTACTAACTATAGCAATTCTGGCTATGGTCGCCTCCATTTTTGGGGTAAGGGCTCAGCGGGAAGCAAAAACCAACAGGCTGCGAGCCCAGGCCAATAGCCTTGTCAGCAAAGCCCTCCGGTTGGAAAAATCGGATGCCACTCAAGCGCTGATGGCTGTAAATGAAGCCCTCTCCATACTCCCGGAAGATGAAGGTGCCTTACAGGCTCGCCATGATATTTATAGTGAAAATGAATTTTATCGCCTGGTTTTAGAACACGATACCGCAGTTGGCTGTATTGACCTGTCTGCCGGCGGGCGCTTAATCCTCACCGCCAATGGCAGGAATGCCTGCCTATGGGATTCTTCCGGAGCCTTGCTGGAAACCTTTCCACATGATTCCCCCATTCGTTCGGTGGCCTTTTCACCAGATGAAAAACTAGTGTTGACATCCGGAGACAGCAGGAAAATAATGCTTTGGAACCGGGCCGGCCAGCCATTTCTGCAGCTATCGGCTGAGATGGATTCCATTGTAGCCATTTTCTCTCCCAAAGGAGAATACGTATTGGGAGGGGGAACAAATGGCCTGCTTACCCTTTGGTCGGCACAGGATGGAAAGAAAATTTTCCAGCATCAGGCACATGACACGCTCATCTCCAGCCTGGCGTTCGCTCCGGATGGCGCCAGTATCCTCACCGGAGGGCTGGACGGCACCGCCCGCCTTTGGCGCCTGGAAGGAAATCAGATCAGGCAGGCCATTGCTCCGCTCCGGCATCCGGCGAGAGTGCTCACTGTAGCCATCAGCCCGGATGGCAAAACGCTGCTCACCGGCGCCCGCGATGGCATCGCCCGGCTGTGGAACCTGGATGGAAGTTTGAGAAGAGAATTGATGGGTCACCGAAAACGCATCAACGACGCCATTTTTTCCCCGGATGGCCAATTTATCCTGACGGCAAGCAATGATCAGGCGGTCAACCTCTGGAGTCGGGATGGAGAATTGATACAGGTGTACAGAGGGCACGACAATTTCGTCAATGCCATTGCTTTTTCTCCAGAGGCTTCCGTAATGTACTTTGCCAGCGCCGGGCAAGATAAAACCGCCAAATTGTGGAAGCAGGAATCAAAGCTGAGCCACTCGCTTGGCCATTTTGATAATGGCGTTGAATGCGTGGCCTTCTCTCCCGATGGAGAAACTGTAATCGCCGGCCTGGGTACCCCGCCCTATGATTTTCTGGACCTGGCGAATGAAGCCGCGGCGCAAAGTAACTTCTGGGTACTGCTGTGGCGGCCTGCCGAACAGCACATTGATACCCTAAGAGGCCATATCGATAATGTAAATGCTGTGGCGGCTTCTCCAGATGGAGATTGCTATCTTTCCGGAAGCGAAGATGGCACCGCTATTCTATGGAGCAAGTCAGGCCAGCGCCTGACAACTTTTAAAATAGGCATACCCATCGATGATGTGGCCTTTTCCCCGGCTTCAACCAACGAGTTAGCTATTGTTGATGCTTTGGGAAATGTTACGCTATGGAATAGTGATGGTACGCCTACGGGCGATACGCTATCTTATTCTGACTGGGTGCCTGATCTGGCTTTTTCTCCTGATGGTTCCGAAATTCTGACTGCATGTGCCGATGGTTCCGCCTATTTTTGGAAAGGAGGGGAGCCCTTTCGGCAAATCAGCCGGGGCAACATCATGACGGCGGTAGCCTACTCCGATGACGGACGATACTTTGCTCTGGGGGAAGGAGGAGAAACAGCTGCGCTTTCCATCTGGAAGGCAGACGACGCCAACCGCCCGCTTTATCCTCCCATTTACATCAATAGCGATAACAAAACGGGAGCGCGCGGCATCCGAAACATCAGTTTCTCTCCGGACGGCCAATACCTATTAGCCGGGCTGGAGGGTGGCACGGCAAAAGCATTTAGAGTGCAGGACGGGCAGGAAATATTTTCCTTCCAGGATGCCAGCGGGCTGGGGGTGCAGGCTCAATTCTCACCGAAACCTGAAAGGGCGGAGATTCTGATTGGAAGCAGAGGGGGCTGGGCCGGGTTGTTGCCCAACCCTGTTTACCAGGAGTTTCCTACAATAAAAACCGGCCGTGTGGCCCCGCAATAAGTAACGGGCAAATAATAAGGTTTCGAAATATGCCGCCGCTATTTTGTTGCCAGACGAGGCGCGATGAGGGAGCATAGCCGGAGGTTACGTAACTGAAGAGCAACGACGTATGGCGGCAAAAGAGCAAGGCAGAATCGAAAGGTTATTATTTAACCGTTACTAAGCATAATTTTTTCTCACAAAAATCCATAATCATGCCAGACTTCGTAGTAAAATTGGCCAGGCGCCTTGCCTTCGCTTTCGCCTCTAATCAGGAAGTACAAAGAGACGATAAACTGGAAGCACAACCAACCAACAGTGTAGAGGAATTTAAAGTAACCCAACAGCTTGAATGGGGAACCGGGGGAAAACTGAGGGCCAAAGGGGAAATTGACGAAAACGGAAGAATGAGGACGCGGAGGTTCAAAGGCGAGTTCGTCAATGGAGAGACCATTATGGTGCGCAGGAGGGGCTTATTCGGCGGCAAAAGCGGCCTCCTCGACCGGGATAAATTCAGAGAGGATTTTGATGAAGACCGCATTTTTTCCATCCTGGGAGAAGAAGCCAGGCTGAGATTAAGCCAAAACACGGTAAGAGGATTTCCGCTTGATGCCAACCTTAACCCTGCCGAAAATGATGCCCATCAAACGTTTTGGATACGCTACCGGTATGTTCTCAATGATACCGGCACCTTCGACGAGGTCGTATCTAAACCATTGCCCAATGACGGACGGAACCTCATCTTTCAGAAAGATTGGATTTTTGACAGCGAACACCCTGACCCATCCAGGGCCAGCGAATTTATTTTGAGTTACCCTGAAAAATGGACTCCGGCCAATAAAGACACCATCTTCAATACTGCTCTCAAAGGGCTCCGTTTCATCGATGAAGGTGAGCTCGAAGAGGAAATGAAGCAAACATTTGAAGATTTCCTCGAAATGAAGAGAGAGGCCATCAAT
This genomic window contains:
- a CDS encoding ferric reductase-like transmembrane domain-containing protein; protein product: MSVNYAPILWNRQKKRYDRIMLGLIALYLILFAAFQLLFRPEISPETLIIRATATLAFLMLHIILTIGPLCRLDRRFLPLLYNRRHLGVTMFLIALIHAAFSIIQFHALGNVNPLVSVFTSNINYQSVSQFPFQTLGFFALLILFLMASTSHDFWLDNLSPRIWKSLHMMVYIAYALLAMHVLLGVLQQEGYPAGAALLAVGMAAVIGLHLAAAIKGKRMEDRPAGTAADGFVPVCRVDEIQENRAKVVIIRQENIAIFKYDGKLSAVNNVCKHQNGPLGEGKIVDGCITCPWHGYQYRPEDGQSPPPFTEKVATYDVKVVDGKVYVNPEPYPEGTPRPAAAIL